In Gracilibacillus salitolerans, the sequence ATCAGATTATAAGCAGAATCTTGTGGCGAATCATGGCTATGATCATTATTTTATCTTTGATCACTCCAAACAGGAAAGTGCTACAGTGCGAGAGAAAGAAAGTGGTCGCCAATTAACGGTTATTACCGACCAGCCTGGTGTTGTCATGTATACATCTAATAACCTGCCTGAGGGATTAGCGTTACGTGAACGAGAATCGGTAAGATATTTAGGCCTATGTCTCGAAACACAAGGTTCACCTGCATCGATTCATCATGAAGGCTTTCCGTCTGTCTGGTTAGATAAAGATGAAAAATATTTTGCCAAAACTACTTTTATTTTTGATATAATAGAATAAGGAAAAAGACACTCTTTTACCTAGGAGAGTGTCTTTTTTACGCTTTTTTCAATATATAGTATAATATATTTCCACAAACACTATATATTGATAATATGTACCCATTCTGATACGATATAATAGATTTAATTAGCTATTATTTTTTCACCTATATAGATAAAGGAGGCTACTACCCAATGCAATCAGCGAAAGACCGGTCATTGGCAATTAATGTCGAACAGCTGAATGAGGATATTAAAGACTTCCCACAAGTTCACCCAATTACACCTGACATGAATACAACACATAAAGGTGTATCACGACTTGTTATGCTGGACCGATATGCATTCAAAGACACAGAAAAAAAGACATTAAAAAAAGGGGACTTTGTCGTCTTAACGATTAAAGAGGACCCAAAATTCCCTGCAAGAGGTACTGGTTTTATTTTAGAAATTGATGATACAAACCGCAAAGCTCGTATTCAAGTAGATAATGATTATGTTCATGTATTAGAAAAAGATGAAGAACGTGAAACTGGTGTGATTAAACGTTCTTTGAGCATTATCGATAAACCGTTAGAAGTATATTACGAACAAATTGCAAAACGTAATGCAACAGGTCTTGCGGAAGTAGAAACAACAAAAGAGAAACAAAATGAATCGTTTGAACAGTTCTATCAGGAACTGTCCAGCTTAAACTTTGTTCCAGCAGGTCGTGTCCTTTACGGAGCAGGGTCTCACACAGATGTAACGTATTTCAATTGCTATGTAATGCCTTTTGTAAGAGATTCTCGAGAAGGTATCAGTGATCATCGTAAACAAGTAATGGAGATCATGTCCCGCGGTGGTGGTGTTGGTACCAACGGATCAACCCTTCGTCCTCGAAACGCGTTAGCAAGGGGTGTTAATGGTAAATCATCTGGCTCTGTCTCTTGGCTGGACGATATCGCCAAATTAACACACCTTGTTGAGCAAGGAGGATCAAGACGTGGTATATTTGAGTGCCTCGTCTATAAAAAAACCTCGTGAATTGCTGGGAACTCTTTAAAACTTGTTGGCTACAACGTAATCGGAAACGGTAAACGTGAAAGCTCAAAAACAACAAGTCGATAAAGACAATCAGCAGCCAAGCTCCTGTGAAATGGAGAAGGTTCAACGACCATCAAAACCACACGTTTTTCGTGGAAGGGAGTAGAGTAGGAAGCAAGTGCTTCCGAAGTGCGAGGGTATCTATAGATACAAGATATGGTCTGAACTCTAGGGTGACCTAGAGAGTTGATGTAACGAATCAACGCAACATTATTATATGGCTCAAATGATTATGTTAAACGATTGGCATCCTGATGTGCTTGAATTCATCATCTCGAAGATGCAAAACCCAAGAATATTACGTTATTTGATTGAAAATACCGAAGATGAAACGATTCAGCAATTAGCTAGTGACAAATTGAACTTCACACCACTCTCTACTGACGATGTACAACTATACCAAGGTGTTGTCAATTTTAAAAATATGCCTGGTCAAGGTGGCTTCACCGATGCCAATATTGAAAAAGCAGAAGCAGAATTACGTGATGGTGGTTCCTATTCTGTTCACAACCCTGACTTTTTAACAGGTGCGAATATTTCTGTTTGTATTACCGATGAATTTATGGAAGCTGTAGAGCAAGACCTTGATTACGAATTACGCTTCCCTGATGTCGAGAATTATACTGCAGAAGAAATGGAACACTACAACAAGCATTGGCACGAAGTTGGCGATGTTAGAGAGTGGGAAAAATTGGGTTTCGGTGTGAAAGTATATAAACACATCAAAGCAAAAGAATTATGGGACTTGATTAACGTCTGTGCCACTTATTCTGCTGAACCAGGTATTTTCTTCATTGATAATGCCAATAAGAAAACAAACGCAACTGCTTATGGACAAAAAGTAGTAGCGACAAACCCATGTGGGGAACAACCTCTCGCTCCGTTTTCTGTCTGCAATTTAGCAGCCGTTAACTTAGCAAATGTAGCTGATAAAGAGAAAAAAGCACCCGACTTTGATAAATTAAAACAAACGGTCGAAATTGGTGTGCGCATGCAAGATAATGTCATTGATTCAACCCCTTATTTCCTAGAAGAAAATCGTGTACAAGCTCTAGGTGAACGCCGTGTAGGTTTAGGTGTCATGGGTCTTCATGACTTACTGATTTATTGTGAATCAGAGTACGGCTCAAAAGAAGGTAATGAATTAGTAGATCAAATTTTCGAAACGATTGCGACAACCGCTTATCGTACATCGATTGAATTAGCAAAAGAAAAAGGTAGCTTCCCATTCTTAATTGGTGAGACAGAAGAAGAAACACGAAGCTTACGTGAAAACTTTATCTCAACTGGTTATATGCAAGATATGCCGGAAGATATTCGTGAAGGTGTTCTAAAGTACGGTATTCGCAACTCACACTTATTAACCGTGGCGCCAACAGGTTCAACAGGTACGATGGTTGGTGTTTCTACTGGACTTGAACCTTACTTCTCTTTCACCTACTATCGAAGCGGAAGATTAGGTAAATTCATCGAAGTAAAAGCAGATATTGTTCAAGAATATTTAGACAACAATCCAGATCAAGATTCTGATCATTTACCTAAATGGTTTGTAACAGCAATGAGTTTAGCACCAGAGGCACACGCCGATACACAATGTGTGATTCAGCGTTGGGTAGACAGCTCTATTTCCAAGACTGTTAATGCACCGAAAGGATATAAAGTCGAACAAGTAGAGCAAGTTTATCGTCGTTTATATCGTGGTGGCGCAAAAGGTGGTACAGTTTATGTTGACGGAAGCCGTGATTCCCAAGTCTTAACACTAAAAGCAGAGGAAAATAACTTCTCAGAACAAACCGAACTATTTGAAGATGAAGAAAAGAAAGTTGTTATCGTTGATACAGTAAACGAATTAGACAAAACAGACATGTCAGTCGGCTCGGAAGTTGGCGATACATGCCCTGTCTGCCGTAAAGGTAGCGTCGAAGATATCGGTGGCTGTAACACATGTACAAACTGTGGTGCACAACTTAAATGTGGATTGTAAATATGAAACCCGCTTCGATCTGAAGCGGGTTTTTGTGTAAGTGTCCAATAAACTTTAAAAAGTGTCCAATAAATCTCTAAAAGTGTCCAGCAAATTTATAACCTATTAGACAATGTAGTTCTTGCTAGATGGATGGGATCTTCATTAGATGAAAAAGGTACAAGACGAATCGCAAATTCAAAGTCCTGTGCGCGCAATTCATATTTCTCTAAAACATCTGGTCCACAACTTGCAGAACCTAATCCATGCTGTTGATAGTCAAGGTTTAGCGTAAGCTGATCCTGTTTGATTAGCTCATGTGTATGTCTTGCCTGATCGATATTTTCCATATCATAACGCTGCACACTAAAATCAAAGGTTGGCTTCCCTGTTACTAGCAGTCCAGTACCCGATTCACGGGAAAGGGACATCCATTTTACTTGATGACGATTACCATTCTCTTGTGGTACAGAATAATTGGTAAATAGCTGATCGACAGTACCTTGCCAAACGCCAAAGCGGTTAGCTTCATTACTATCGACATAAGCTTCACCAGGCCCTCTACCATTCCACTTCACATGATCAAGCGCTTCTTCCACTTTCATTTGCAAGCCAATTCGTGGGAAAGTATTCGGTGTATCTCCATCTAATTGACCTTTGACCATAACCTGAACGTCTCCACTGGCATAGACATCATAGATATAAGTTGTTAAGACAGACCATGCTAATTTAGGTGGTGCAATTCTTACTTTTGCTATAACTTGTACTTGTTTCTTGTCATCCGAAATCTGATAGCTAAAATCATCAAGTCGGTGCTGTAACCAGTGCAAACCATATTTTTGCCAATATGTTTTATTGCTGACCGGTTTCCATTGATTCGTCTCATAAATATCATTGTCAATCAATGCACGCCAAAAATTTAATTTCGGTGTGCCTTCGAGTACCTTTTCTCCAAGGAAGCTCCACTGCTCCATAAGACCGGTAATCTTGCTGAAAGTAATGTTGAATTCATTTCCTTGTACGTGAAATTGATTACGCCTGTTCTCCATTACCAGCGCACCGAATTGCAGACGTTCCACTGCTGGTTGTGTTGCTTTTACAGGTACTTCGAATTGTGACCACGCAATTTCATAACCGGCACTAGCCCATTCCATATCTTTTGCTAATACAGCTTTTACATGGAAAATATAATCGGTATTAGCGAGTACATTTTTAGGTTCAGAAAAATGGATAGGGATTTTCTTCGTTTCTTTAGGTTTAATTTCCGAAAGTTCTATCATTCCACTGTCTGCAATTTCGCCATCTGCTTCAACAGTCCAAACTAATTGCAGATGACCTAAATCGATGAAGTCATAGCGGTTTGTAATGCTCACTGTTTTGGCATCCCAATCAACAGCACTTATTTTCACTGGTTCTAATATCTTTTTATACTCGTTCAATGCTGGGGATGGTGTATGATCAGACATGACTAAGCCGTCCATTACAAAGTTAGAGTCATTTGGTTCATCACCAAAATCTCCTCCATAGGCAAAATATTCTTCTCCATCTTCAGTCGTCTTGCGAATACCGTGATCCATCCATTCCCATACAAAACCACCTTGTAGTCTTGGATAACGATAAAATGTTTCCCAATATTCTTTTAATGCACCTGGACTGTTCCCCATTGCATGGGCATACTCACAAACAATATGAGGTGTTTTTAGAAAATCTTTTTTTCCTAATTGTTCTAAAATCTCGATATCAGTATACATCGTTGTAAAAACATCCGAAGATACCGGGTCTTTTTCCGGATCCATATTACTGCCATTCATAATCGTGCGACATTCGCCCTCGTAATGAACAAGACGTGACGGATCGCGCTCTTTGGTCCATCGGTACATAGCATCATGATTCTGTCCGTAGCCTGATTCATTTCCTAACGACCACATGAAGATCGATGGATGATTTTTATCACGTTCCACCATGCGAATCATTCGATCAAGATAAGCTTCCTGCCATTCCGGGTTATCACTTATCAAATGAGGCTGACCAATATATTCGAAACCGTGGCACTCTAAATCGGCTTCATCAATAACATACAATCCATATTCATTACACAATTCGTAAAAACGTGGATCATTTGGATAATGGGCTGTTCTCACGGCATTAATATGATGTCGTTTCATCATTTTAATATCCTCGACCATCCAGTCAAACGGAACGGCTTTTCCTAAATCAGGATGATGATCATGGCGGTTAACCCCTTTTAATTTGATTGCTTTACCGGTCACCAGCAAGAAACCATTTTTTAATTCTATCGAGCGAAAGCCGACTTTTACTGGAATAACCTCGATTATTTGATTATCTTTTTTTAGTGTAATCATTAGCTGATATAAAGATGGATTTTCCGCACTCCATTTCAATGGAGCTTCTACCTCTATTAACTGCTCGCTTTTTTGTTGATCAATTGTTGCTTCTTGCTTCTCTATCAATGACTGGTCTGGATCAAATAACTGATATTCTATTTGATAATTTTCTGTTGGCAGTTCATTTAGAGCTGTTTCTATTTTTAACGTTGCATGACGGTAGTCTTTATCCAACTCTGTCTGAACAAAAAAGTCTTGTACATGATAGGCAGATCGAGCCAGCAAATAAACATCACGAAAAATACCGCTCAGCCACCACATATCCTGATCCTCAATGTAGCTGGCATCTGACCATTGATATACTTTCACGGCAATGGAATTCTCTCCGGTTTTTACGTAGTCGGTCACATTAAACTCTGCAGGAATTCGGCTTCCTTGACTGTATCCAACTTCTCTGCCATTGATAAAAAGATGAAAAGCACTGTCTACACCTTCAAAACGAAGAAATATTTGCTGCTTTTCCCAAGATGGATCTATATAAAAATTGCGACGGTAGATACCCGTCGGATTTTCCGTCGGGATTCTCGGAGGATCAATCGGGAATGGATATTGCTTGTTTGTATAATGCGGAATCCCGTAACCGTGCATTTGCCAGTTCGATGGTACAAGCAACTCATCCCAATCGTTGACATCACTTTCGCAAACATCATCAGGTACATGTTGAGGTGTTTCAAAATAGGCAAATTTCCATGTCCCATTTAACAACTGAAAGCGATCGGAATTGGTTCTTTGATTGGTCCAGGCTGTTTCTTGATTAGCAAAAGGAATATAGTATGACCTGGCGCTTTCTCGGTTTCGTTGTAATACGGACAGTGTTTCCCAATCTTTTGTCATCTTGCTCACTCCATTCATCTAAACTCTTGCTACAAATTGTTCTGCTCTTTGTTTTAACGCTTGTAAATCCTCTTTAGAGTAAGTCTGTTGTTTCTTTACCAAGGAACTGCCCAGTCCTGCTGCCACGGCTCCTACCTGAAAATAATCAGATATATTATCAAGATTTACTCCACCTGTCGGCATTAATGGAATATGTGGTAAAGGCCCTTTTATATCCTTGATATAGGTTGGTCCTAATATAGTAGCTGGAAAGACTTTGATGAGATCAGCACCATTCTCATAGGCTGTTAAAATCTCTGTTGGAGTCATCGCTCCGGGAATGCTGACAACGCCATACCTTTTGGTTAGCTTAATCGTGTCTATGTCAACGGTCGGAGAAAAGATGAATTGGGAACCGGCCATTATTGCCGCCCGAGCTGTCTCCGCATCCAATACGGTTCCGGCACCAACTATCATTTCTCCTTCAAATTCTTTTCTTACCTGCTCTATCGCTCTCCATACATTAGGCGTATCAACCGTAATCTCTAAAGTTCGTATCCCCCCCTGATGTAGCGCATCTGCCACATCAAGAATATGCTCCGGTGGTACACCGCGAATAATCGCAACTAATTTATGCTGATAAATGTTTTGCAATATCTCCATAGAAAGTGAACTCCCTTCGTATTACCTACTGACATCTTCTTTTGTATCCTGAACAAATCGTTCCATTTCTTCGATTTCCGGCAATCCTTCCACATCACCATTCACCATGGTAACCATGGCACCTACAGCATTCGCTCTTGCTATCGCTTTTTCGAGTGAAAGTTCTTCGAGTAATCCGGAAATCACCCCTGCAGCAAATCCATCCCCCGCACCAATTGGATCAACGACTCGATCGATCTGATAGCTAGGTACAAATCCATGCTCCTCTTTTGTAAAATAGGATGCCCCTTTACTGCCTTCTTTAAGGATGACGACTTCGGCACCATTTCCGATAAAAAGACTTGCGTAGCGATCACGTTCATGCTCACCAAACAAATATTTTGCTTCACTTACTCCAGGCAAAACAATATCCGCTTCCGCCGCAATTTCTAATAACACTCGTTTCGCCTTTTCTTTAGATTCCCATAATTTTTCGCGAATATTTGGATCAAATATAATGGTTACATTATGTTTTTTGGCGTATTCTATCGCTTGCTTAACTGCTTGGTAGCAGCTTTCGCTTAGAGCAGGCGTAATACCGGTTACATGAAGATATTTAGCACCCGCAATATAGTCTTCCTCTATATCCATCGGGCCTAATTTACTGGCCGCAGATCCCGCTCGATAGTAATAGACACGCACGTCTTGCTCACTTCGTAATTCTTTGAAATAGAGGCCTGTCTGTGCTTGCGAATCTGTTTTCACCTGAGAAATGTCTACTCCTTCACCACGGACAAATGAGACTAGCGCTTTTCCTAATTCATCATCACCAACTCGACTTATCCATCCAGCCTTAAAACCAAAACGCGTGACACCAATTGCTACATTTGTTTCTGCACCAGCAAATTTTCTGGAAAACTGGGATGCATATCTCATTTTTCCCGTAGTATCAGGTGTAAATAACGCCATCGTTTCTCCAATTGTTACGACATCCATCGGAATCCCTCCTTACCATTCTGCAACGGTTCCATCTTGGTGGCGCCAGACAGGATTTCGCCATCTGTGTCCTTCTTTTGCCATCTCTTTTACTTTATCTTCATTGATATCAATACCTAAACCTGGACCTTGAGGAATTTTGACATGACCATCTTTGTATTCAAATACTGATTTATCTGTAATATAGTCTAATAAGTCATTTCCTTTATTATAGTGAATCCCTAAGCTTTGCTCTTGAATAAATGCGTTATGAGCGGTTGCGTCCATTTGTAAACAAGCAGCTAAAGCGATCGGACCTAATGGACAGTGTGGGGCAACAGCAATATCATACGCTTCTGCCATCGAAGCAATTTTTTTCACTTCGGTAATCCCACCTGCATGGGATAGATCCGGTTGAATAATATCGGCATAGCCAGATTCGAATAATGGCTTGAAATCCCAACGAGAATACATCCGTTCACCAGTCGCAATCGGAATACTTGTATGCTTCGTTATTTCCGCTAAAGCTTCATTATTTTCAGGTAAAACTGGCTCTTCGATAAACATCGGACGGAATGGTTCCAATTCTTTTGCTAATATTTTAGCCATGGGTTTGTGAACCCTTCCATGAAAATCAATTCCAATACCGATATAATCACCAACTGCTTCACGTACAGATGCAATTCGTTCGACAACATTATCAATTTTTTCATAGCTATCAACATATTGCAGTTCTTCTGTTCCATTCATTTTTACCGCGGTAAAACCGGCCTCTACTACTTTTTTGGCAGCTGCTCCAACATCACTAGGCCGATCGCCGCCAATCCAGGAATACACTCGAATCGATTCGCGACAAGCCCCGCCTAGCAGTTGATAAACAGGGGCATCAAAGTACTTCCCTTTAATATCCCAAAGTGCTTGATCAAGACCAGCAATTGCACTCATTAAAATCGGACCTCCACGGTAAAAACCAGCACGATACATCACATTCCAGTGATCCTCAATTTTTAGAGGGTCCTGCCCTATTAAAAAATCAGCCAGTTCATGAACTGCTGCTTCAACAGTGGCTGCTTTTCCTTCTACAACTGGCTCTCCCCAACCCGTAATACCTTGATCCGTTTCTATTTTCACAAAACACCATCTTGGCGCTACAACAAATGTTTCGATATTGATTACTTTCATCCTCCAACACACCTTTCCATTATTTTTTGATATAACCTAATTTTGCAGATATATGTTTACTTTGATCTAAAATTGCTCGTGCTAAATCCCCTTTTACCCTTTCGTTTGTCACTCGATCAGCAGGTCCTGCAATACTAATGGCAGCAATCACATTACCATCATGATCATAAAGCGGTGCTGCAATACAGCGAATACCCTTTTCATGCTCCTGTTCATCAATCACATAGCCTCTTTCTTTTATTGCCTTTAACTCTTTTTGCAGGTTAGCTTTATCGGTAATAGTGGTCTCGGTAAATTTAGGTAGTCCTTTTTCTTCAATTAAATGATCTAATTGCTCTTGTGTGAAGCCTAGGAGCAAGGCTTTTCCAACCCCTGTACAATGCATTAAAGCTCTTCTTCCAATTTGCGAATACATCCTTAATGTTTGATCGCTTTCCACCTTATCGATGTAAACGACTTCATTACTGTCATGAATACACAGGTGTACCACCTCACCCGAGCTTTTCGCTAAAGTATGTAACGCTTCTTTAGCAACTGTTCTTATATCTAATTGATTTAATAAGGAACTGGCTAATACGAGGCATTGGATACCAAGCCGATAATGACCACTTTGCTCGTCTTGCTGCACATATCCTTTTGCACTTAATGTGCTTAAAAGGCGATGTACGGTGCTTTTTGCCAATTCTAAATCCTTCGATAACTTAGCTATACTCAAACCTTCTGGATATGCTGCTAATATTTCTAATATAGAAAGGGTTCGTTCTACAGATTGAACTTGGGACATAACTATTTCTCCTCACTCTTTTTGTTCCATAATACGGAATGTTATTCTTCTTTGTGGAATACCTTTATTTTACCTGTTTATTTATAGTTTAGTCAAGTGGTTATTCCACCTGAGGTGAGATGCTGTTTATGGGATATATCAGTTTTTTCCTTAGTGCGCGTTATGTTTAAGTGACATAGGAAAAACCATCGAGCCGGAGGAATTTGATAAAAGCAGAATCTGATGATTATATGCTATACTAAAAAGTAAGCGGATTCATTTTCTGATCACATTAACAGCAGATGAATATTGCTTTACCAACCACGCCTTAATTTTTGAAGAGAAAGATGAAATGAATGATTATCAATTTACTAAAAGAGTTGGTGGAAAATGTACAACAGAAAAGTTAGATATGAGTACATTACGATGGAAGAATCTTTCCCTTTATTCGTGGAGAGTGTCGGCTATAACCCATATGAACAAGATTTTAATAGACCTGAGGGATATCCATACTATCACTGGCTGCAAACAGTTGAGGGCAATGGACAGTTTTCATTTCAAGGTCAAGATTATATCTTATCTAAAGGCAAGGGAATATTATTAAAGCCATATACACCTCATGTGTATTATTCATTAGGAAAAAAGTGGTCTACAATTTATATTACATTCGGAGGAAAATCGGCTGCATCTATTTTGGAAGCTTTAAATATGAAGCATTCTAGTATATATACAGAATTAGAAGATTTACAAGTAGAAATAATGATGCAAGATATGCTACAGAAAATGGAGTCGGATTCCGAGTTTTCAAAGATCGATTTATCAATCTACCTGTATAATTTT encodes:
- a CDS encoding bifunctional 4-hydroxy-2-oxoglutarate aldolase/2-dehydro-3-deoxy-phosphogluconate aldolase — translated: MEILQNIYQHKLVAIIRGVPPEHILDVADALHQGGIRTLEITVDTPNVWRAIEQVRKEFEGEMIVGAGTVLDAETARAAIMAGSQFIFSPTVDIDTIKLTKRYGVVSIPGAMTPTEILTAYENGADLIKVFPATILGPTYIKDIKGPLPHIPLMPTGGVNLDNISDYFQVGAVAAGLGSSLVKKQQTYSKEDLQALKQRAEQFVARV
- a CDS encoding IclR family transcriptional regulator, with amino-acid sequence MSQVQSVERTLSILEILAAYPEGLSIAKLSKDLELAKSTVHRLLSTLSAKGYVQQDEQSGHYRLGIQCLVLASSLLNQLDIRTVAKEALHTLAKSSGEVVHLCIHDSNEVVYIDKVESDQTLRMYSQIGRRALMHCTGVGKALLLGFTQEQLDHLIEEKGLPKFTETTITDKANLQKELKAIKERGYVIDEQEHEKGIRCIAAPLYDHDGNVIAAISIAGPADRVTNERVKGDLARAILDQSKHISAKLGYIKK
- a CDS encoding AraC family transcriptional regulator produces the protein MEESFPLFVESVGYNPYEQDFNRPEGYPYYHWLQTVEGNGQFSFQGQDYILSKGKGILLKPYTPHVYYSLGKKWSTIYITFGGKSAASILEALNMKHSSIYTELEDLQVEIMMQDMLQKMESDSEFSKIDLSIYLYNFLLKLKKYGKMNSQPSLSYLYDKVRKIVEWLEVHYAEDITLDEMAKKLSVSSQYLNKLFQKTFQVSPYTFLIQLRIRKAKEILLQTPEVPVKNVAILVGFNNLSYFISTFKKREGITPKKYRDMYGKENKVTVK
- a CDS encoding glycoside hydrolase family 2 TIM barrel-domain containing protein, which produces MTKDWETLSVLQRNRESARSYYIPFANQETAWTNQRTNSDRFQLLNGTWKFAYFETPQHVPDDVCESDVNDWDELLVPSNWQMHGYGIPHYTNKQYPFPIDPPRIPTENPTGIYRRNFYIDPSWEKQQIFLRFEGVDSAFHLFINGREVGYSQGSRIPAEFNVTDYVKTGENSIAVKVYQWSDASYIEDQDMWWLSGIFRDVYLLARSAYHVQDFFVQTELDKDYRHATLKIETALNELPTENYQIEYQLFDPDQSLIEKQEATIDQQKSEQLIEVEAPLKWSAENPSLYQLMITLKKDNQIIEVIPVKVGFRSIELKNGFLLVTGKAIKLKGVNRHDHHPDLGKAVPFDWMVEDIKMMKRHHINAVRTAHYPNDPRFYELCNEYGLYVIDEADLECHGFEYIGQPHLISDNPEWQEAYLDRMIRMVERDKNHPSIFMWSLGNESGYGQNHDAMYRWTKERDPSRLVHYEGECRTIMNGSNMDPEKDPVSSDVFTTMYTDIEILEQLGKKDFLKTPHIVCEYAHAMGNSPGALKEYWETFYRYPRLQGGFVWEWMDHGIRKTTEDGEEYFAYGGDFGDEPNDSNFVMDGLVMSDHTPSPALNEYKKILEPVKISAVDWDAKTVSITNRYDFIDLGHLQLVWTVEADGEIADSGMIELSEIKPKETKKIPIHFSEPKNVLANTDYIFHVKAVLAKDMEWASAGYEIAWSQFEVPVKATQPAVERLQFGALVMENRRNQFHVQGNEFNITFSKITGLMEQWSFLGEKVLEGTPKLNFWRALIDNDIYETNQWKPVSNKTYWQKYGLHWLQHRLDDFSYQISDDKKQVQVIAKVRIAPPKLAWSVLTTYIYDVYASGDVQVMVKGQLDGDTPNTFPRIGLQMKVEEALDHVKWNGRGPGEAYVDSNEANRFGVWQGTVDQLFTNYSVPQENGNRHQVKWMSLSRESGTGLLVTGKPTFDFSVQRYDMENIDQARHTHELIKQDQLTLNLDYQQHGLGSASCGPDVLEKYELRAQDFEFAIRLVPFSSNEDPIHLARTTLSNRL
- a CDS encoding sugar kinase, translating into MDVVTIGETMALFTPDTTGKMRYASQFSRKFAGAETNVAIGVTRFGFKAGWISRVGDDELGKALVSFVRGEGVDISQVKTDSQAQTGLYFKELRSEQDVRVYYYRAGSAASKLGPMDIEEDYIAGAKYLHVTGITPALSESCYQAVKQAIEYAKKHNVTIIFDPNIREKLWESKEKAKRVLLEIAAEADIVLPGVSEAKYLFGEHERDRYASLFIGNGAEVVILKEGSKGASYFTKEEHGFVPSYQIDRVVDPIGAGDGFAAGVISGLLEELSLEKAIARANAVGAMVTMVNGDVEGLPEIEEMERFVQDTKEDVSR
- the dgoD gene encoding galactonate dehydratase, whose translation is MKVINIETFVVAPRWCFVKIETDQGITGWGEPVVEGKAATVEAAVHELADFLIGQDPLKIEDHWNVMYRAGFYRGGPILMSAIAGLDQALWDIKGKYFDAPVYQLLGGACRESIRVYSWIGGDRPSDVGAAAKKVVEAGFTAVKMNGTEELQYVDSYEKIDNVVERIASVREAVGDYIGIGIDFHGRVHKPMAKILAKELEPFRPMFIEEPVLPENNEALAEITKHTSIPIATGERMYSRWDFKPLFESGYADIIQPDLSHAGGITEVKKIASMAEAYDIAVAPHCPLGPIALAACLQMDATAHNAFIQEQSLGIHYNKGNDLLDYITDKSVFEYKDGHVKIPQGPGLGIDINEDKVKEMAKEGHRWRNPVWRHQDGTVAEW